Below is a genomic region from Pseudomonas extremaustralis.
ATTCTGTCGGTAACGTCAAAACAATCACGTATTAGGTAACTGCCCTTCCTCCCAACTTAAAGTGCTTTACAATCCGAAGACCTTCTTCACACACGCGGCATGGCTGGATCAGGCTTTCGCCCATTGTCCAATATTCCCCACTGCTGCCTCCCGTAGGAGTCTGGACCGTGTCTCAGTTCCAGTGTGACTGATCATCCTCTCAGACCAGTTACGGATCGTCGCCTTGGTGAGCCATTACCTCACCAACTAGCTAATCCGACCTAGGCTCATCTGATAGCGCAAGGCCCGAAGGTCCCCTGCTTTCTCCCGTAGGACGTATGCGGTATTAGCGTCCGTTTCCGAACGTTATCCCCCACTACCAGGCAGATTCCTAGGCATTACTCACCCGTCCGCCGCTCTCAAGAGAAGCAAGCTTCTCTCTACCGCTCGACTTGCATGTGTTAGGCCTGCCGCCAGCGTTCAATCTGAGCCATGATCAAACTCTTCAGTTCAAACATCTTTGGGTTTTTAAGAAACCCTAAACTTGGCTCAGCAATCGTTGGTTACATCTTTGATTTCTCGCGGAGTAACTTGTGATGCTGATAATCTTGTTGACTATCAGCCTAACTCCACAAGCACCCACACGAATTGCTTGATTCAGTTGTTAAAGAGCGGTTGGTTAAGATCTTTCGTCTCAACCGAGGCGCGCATTCTACAGCAGCCTCATTTGCTGTCAAGTGATTATTTTCAGAAGTTTTCGAGGTTTTCCTCAACAACTTCAACCACTTGCGCTTCCGATCTCTCGTTAGCGGGAGGCGAATTCTACAGCGTTACACGCTGCTGTCAACACCTCTTTTTCTCCGCTTTCGACCGAGAGGATCGAAACGTTAATAGAGCCAAACTACACTGCCCTACCAACTCCTTCTGGGCCTCGATAAACTGAAGCAGGTCGCTGTCGAATCTCGCATAACTCTTTGTTTACCAAGGAGTTTTCCATTTAGACTGCGCCGGAAGTGGGGCGAATTATAGACTTCCAGAATCTGCCGTCAACCTTTAATTTTGCCTTTCTATCAATCTCCCCGAAAAGCTCAGGCTCGCTTCTATATAGAAGTAGCGCATAGCGATAAATGAGCAATATATTGCTCAATCCAAAACAGTTAAGCATCATAGCCTCTTCTGCTTCTCTTCATATCACCTCGGACAAATACTCCCAATGACAACCTCACCACGCAGCCTGACCTCTGCATTGTTCCCTGTCGGCCTGTTGTTGATCGCCATGGCGTCCGTCCAGTCAGGGGCCTCCCTGGCCAAAAGCATGTTCCCTGTTGTCGGCGCACAAGGCACCACGGCCCTGCGCCTGATTTTCGCCAGCGTGATCATGCTACTTCTGTTACGCCCATGGCGCGCCAAGCTCACAGCCAGTTCCCTACGCACCGTGATCGTCTATGGCATGGCGTTGGGAGGCATGAACTTCCTCTTCTATATGTCCTTGCGCAGCGTACCGCTGGGCATCGCAGTCGCCCTCGAATTCACCGGACCGCTCGCGGTAGCGATCTATGCTTCTCGGCGAGCGGTAGACTTTCTATGGATTGCTCTGGCGATTATCGGCCTTCTCCTGCTGATCCCCTTGGGGGAGGCCAGCAGTGGTATCGACTTGATTGGCGCATCCTACGCATTAGGGGCCGGTGTCTGCTGGGCACTCTATATTCTTTATGGTCAGAAGGCAGGCAACGACAATGGAGTCCAGACAGCAGCCCTAGGCGTGATGATCGCAGCCTTGTTTGTCGCACCTATCGGCATCGTTCATGCAGGTGCCGCATTGCTGAGTCCCGCCCTGATTCCAGTCGCCATCGGGGTCGCCATTCTCTCCACCGCTCTACCCTATACCTTGGAGATGGTCGCGCTGACTCGTCTCCCTGCCCGTACCTTCGGCACGCTCATGAGCATCGAGCCCGCGTTCGGCGCGCTCTCCGGCCTGTTCTTCCTGCATGAGCACCTGTCCCTGGCACAATGGATCGCTATCACCTGCATTATCCTGGCCTCAGTCGGCGCAACGGTTACGATGCGTAAAGAGCCAAAGCCGCTGGTTCCTGCAGATTGACGGATCTTTGTCGGTAGGTCTGGTATTTGCCGCTCAATTAGGCCATGTTTAGGCCGCAAACCAATGTCATTCATGGAGAATTTCGACAAGGACAGCGTGAACGCTACACTCGAGAGCGAGTAGAGCCTGCTTCAAGCATTGCGAAGCGGCTATTAAGGATAGGAATGAAGCGAATTTTGATACTGTTAATGGTCACGGCCATTGCTGGCTGTGCCGCGACCACCAAGACAGAAGTAAAACGGGGCAAAAAGGGGCTGCACATCAACTGTTCCGGCCTGTCATCCTCTTGGGATCAGTGCTACACCAGTGCAACCAATTCATGCGGCGCCAAGGGCTACCGGGTTATTGCCAAGTCGGGTGACAACTCCGAGGAACCAGGGGACTACCCCTTCGGCCTCAACCCTGCCGGCTACACCAGTCGCAGCATGATCGTCATCTGCAAGTGACCCTCCGAGCAGTCCACCTTCGACTGCTCATATTGAATTCCTGATACAAGCTCCGCCTCTAGCGGTGCCGCGGCTAGCCCCGTGCTCGACGCTCGAGCCAACGGCACCTGACCTGCACGATCAAATAGCAGCGGTACGCGCTTGCAACCACTCAAGCGCCGCACCATTGAGCAATGGGCTCAAGCGTTCACGTACCTCGGCGTGGTAGCCGTTGAACCAGGCGCGCTCATCTGCCGTCAGCAGGGACGGCTCCAGGCAACGGGTGTCGATCGGGCACAAGGTCAGAGTTTCAAACTTTAGGAACTCACCAAACTCGGTCTTGCCCGCTTCACGGTTCAATACCAGATTCTCGATTCGCACCCCCCAACGCCCCGGACGGTAAGTGCCTGGCTCAATGGACGTGATCATGCCCGGCTGCATCGCCGTTTGCGGCGCTGTAGCCGCCTGGTAGGCAATTACTTGGGGACCTTCATGCACATTAAGGAAATACCCGACGCCATGCCCGGTACCGTGGCCGTAGTCCACGCCCTCAGCCCAGATCGGCGCGCGCGCAATCGAATCCAGCAGTGGCGACAGAATACCCTTGGGAAACTGTGCACGGGACAAGGCAATCACGCCCTTCAGCACCCGGGTGCAATCACGTTTCTGTTCTTCGCTTGGCGTACCGATAGGCACCATGCGAGTGATATCCGTGGTACCACCCAGGTACTGGCCACCCGAATCGATCAGCAGCAGGCCATCGCCTTCGATCAGCGCGTGCTCTTCTTCGGTAGCGTGGTAATGCGGCATCGCACCGTTGGCGTTAAACGCGGCGATGGTGTTGAAACTCAACGATACATAACCCGGGCGACGGGTACGCGCAGCAGTCAGGTGTTCGTCAATGGTCAGTTCGGTGATGCGTTCGTGCCCCAGCGCGCTATCCAGCCAGGCGAAGAATTCACACAACGCCGCGCCGTCCTGTTCCATGGCCTGGCGGATGTGTTCCGCGTCGGCCAGGCTTTTGCGGGACTTGGCCAGCGTGGTCGGGTTCAACCCTTCTATCAGCTTGACACCAGCATCGAGGTTGTCCAGCAACCCCACCGTCACGCGCGCCGGGTCGACCTGCAAGCTGGCGCCCGGCGGCACTGCACGTAACGCGTCCGCCACTTCACTGTAGTCGCGCAGTGTCACACCATCCTGCTCCAGCACAGCCCGTAGTTCGGCATCGACTTTGCTCAACGCCACAAACAAGGTGGCCTGACGTTGATTGATCAATGCAAAGGACACAAACACCGGATTGAACGAAACGTCACCGCCGCGCAGGTTGAACAGCCAGGCGATGTCATCCAGGGTGGCGATGAA
It encodes:
- a CDS encoding aminopeptidase P family protein, translated to MSTQPLTHGTVPQRLAHTRELMSRERIHALLVPSADPHLSEYLPGYWQGRQWLSGFHGSVGTLIVTADFAGVWADSRYWEQATKELKGSGIELVKLQPGQPGPLEWLAEQTPEGAVVAVDGAVMAVASARTLSGKLAERGARLRTDIDLLGEVWQDRPGLPNQPIYQHLPPQATVSRSEKLAALRASLKEKGADWHFIATLDDIAWLFNLRGGDVSFNPVFVSFALINQRQATLFVALSKVDAELRAVLEQDGVTLRDYSEVADALRAVPPGASLQVDPARVTVGLLDNLDAGVKLIEGLNPTTLAKSRKSLADAEHIRQAMEQDGAALCEFFAWLDSALGHERITELTIDEHLTAARTRRPGYVSLSFNTIAAFNANGAMPHYHATEEEHALIEGDGLLLIDSGGQYLGGTTDITRMVPIGTPSEEQKRDCTRVLKGVIALSRAQFPKGILSPLLDSIARAPIWAEGVDYGHGTGHGVGYFLNVHEGPQVIAYQAATAPQTAMQPGMITSIEPGTYRPGRWGVRIENLVLNREAGKTEFGEFLKFETLTLCPIDTRCLEPSLLTADERAWFNGYHAEVRERLSPLLNGAALEWLQARTAAI
- the rhtA gene encoding threonine/homoserine exporter RhtA, which gives rise to MTTSPRSLTSALFPVGLLLIAMASVQSGASLAKSMFPVVGAQGTTALRLIFASVIMLLLLRPWRAKLTASSLRTVIVYGMALGGMNFLFYMSLRSVPLGIAVALEFTGPLAVAIYASRRAVDFLWIALAIIGLLLLIPLGEASSGIDLIGASYALGAGVCWALYILYGQKAGNDNGVQTAALGVMIAALFVAPIGIVHAGAALLSPALIPVAIGVAILSTALPYTLEMVALTRLPARTFGTLMSIEPAFGALSGLFFLHEHLSLAQWIAITCIILASVGATVTMRKEPKPLVPAD